From the genome of Malus sylvestris chromosome 6, drMalSylv7.2, whole genome shotgun sequence, one region includes:
- the LOC126625247 gene encoding protein argonaute 1-like isoform X2: MVRKKRNQNPGGGEGSQPQEGSGGSDQSSQRSSPAPAPAPAPQQYYEGGRGGGPGGYQGGGGGGPGGYQGGGGGPGGYQGGRAWAQQGPQGGQRGYGGGGGGRGRGMPPQQQYGYGGPSTSPSQAPEFRGRSRGGQGGGGRGGTGSGGSSRGRGGGGPSFGGGSARPSVPDLHQATSAPYVAGVTPQATGPAPSSSYEPQPSVLVEPLHQMTIQQEGVPAPSPGNTIQPIPASSKSVRFPLRPGKGTTGIKCIVKANHFFAELPDKDLHQYDVTITPDIASRRLNRAVMKRLVDLYRESHLGNRLPAYDGRKSLYTAGPLPFSLKDFRITLLDDDDGSGGQRREREFKVVIKFAARADLHHLELFLMGRQSEAPQEALQVLDIVLRELPTASYYPVARSFYSPDLGRRQSLGEGLESWRGFYQSIRPTQMGLSLNIDMSSTAFIEPLPVIEFVNELLNRDISSRPLSDADRVKIKKALRGIKVEVTHRGNMRRKYRISGLTSQATRELTFPLDQQNTMKSVVEYFHETYGFIIKHTQLPCLQVGNQQRSNYLPMEVCKIVEGQRYSRRLNERQITALLKVTCQRPYEREHDIMQTVRQNAYHEDPYAQEFGIKISENLTLVEARILPAPRLKYHDTGREKDCLPRVGQWNMMNKKMVNGGRVNNWMCINFSWSVQDAAARRFCQELAQMCNVSGMDFNPEPVLPPITARPDQVERALKTRYQEAMTKLQGQEIELLIAILPDNNGSLYGDLKRICETDLGIVSQCCLTKHVFKTNKQQYLANVTLKINVKVGGRNTVLVDALSRRIPLVSDRPTIIFGADVTHPHPGEDSSPSIAAVVASQDWPEITKYAGLVSAQTHRQELIQDLFKTWQDPTRGTMSGGMIKELLISFRRSTGQKPQRIIFYRDGVSEGQFYQVLLYELDAIRKACASLEPDYQPPVTFVVVQKRHHTRLFANHHNDPKTVDRSGNILPGTVVDSKICHPTEFDFYLCSHAGIQGTSRPAHYHVLWDENKFSADGLQTLTNNLCYTYARCTRSVSVVPPAYYAHLAAFRARFYMEPQTSEGGSVTSGANAGRGYGGGGGSGGRGTRAASANAAVRPLPALKENVKRVMFYC; the protein is encoded by the exons ATGGTGAGGAAGAAGAGAAATCAAAATCCTGGTGGAGGTGAAGGCTCTCAGCCTCAGGAAGGCAGTGGGGGGAGTGATCAATCTTCCCAGAGGAGTTCACCCGCACCTGCACCCGCACCAGCACCACAACAATACTatgaaggaggaagaggaggaggaccaGGCGGTTACcaag GTGGGGGAGGAGGAGGACCAGGCGGTTACCAAGGTGGGGGAGGAGGACCTGGAGGTTACCAAGGTGGAAGAGCCTGGGCCCAACAAGGACCACAGGGGGGACAGAGAGgctatggtggtggtggcggcggcCGTGGCCGTGGGATGCCACCACAACAGCAATATGGTTATGGTGGGCCCTCTACCTCGCCCTCACAGGCCCCTGAATTCAGAGGTAGATCCCGGGGTGGTCAGGGAGGAGGAGGTCGTGGAGGAACTGGCAGTGGTGGAAGTAGTCGTGGCCGCGGGGGAGGAGGACCTTCTTTTGGTGGTGGCTCAGCTAGACCATCGGTTCCCGACCTGCACCAAGCGACCTCTGCTCCGTATGTTGCTGGGGTCACCCCTCAAGCCACAGGCCCTGCACCCTCCTCATCCTATGAGCCTCAGCCTTCAGTATTGGTGGAACCTTTGCACCAGATGACCATCCAGCAAGAAGGTGTTCCTGCTCCTTCTCCTGGCAATACAATTCAACCCATTCCGGCCTCGAGTAAGTCAGTGAGGTTCCCTCTTCGCCCTGGCAAAGGCACCACTGGCATAAAATGTATAGTCAAGGCAAACCACTTCTTCGCTGAATTGCCCGACAAAGATTTGCACCAGTATGAT GTTACAATTACACCTGATATTGCATCGCGGAGGTTGAATCGGGCTGTGATGAAGCGGTTGGTGGATTTATACAGAGAATCCCATCTTGGAAATCGGCTACCTGCCTATGATGGGCGCAAAAGTTTGTATACTGCTGGCCCTCTCCCTTTCTCATTGAAGGACTTCAGAATTACCCTTctggatgatgatgatggatCAGGCGGGCAAAG GAGGGAGAGAGAATTTAAAGTGGTTATCAAATTTGCTGCACGTGCTGACCTGCACCATCTAGAACTCTTTCTGATGGGGAGGCAATCTGAGGCTCCTCAGGAAGCCCTGCAGGTTCTGGACATTGTTCTGCGTGAACTGCCTACCGCCAG TTACTATCCTGTTGCGCGTTCGTTTTATTCCCCTGACCTGGGTAGAAGGCAGTCACTTGGTGAGGGTTTGGAAAGTTGGCGTGGATTCTATCAAAGTATTCGTCCAACACAGATGGGGCTATCTCTGAATATTG ACATGTCATCTACTGCTTTCATTGAGCCACTTCCGGTCATTGAGTTTGTCAATGAGCTGCTCAACCGAGACATTTCATCTAGACCATTGTCTGATGCTGATCGTGTGAAG ATAAAGAAGGCTCTGCGAGGAATAAAGGTTGAAGTTACGCACCGTGGAAATATGCGCAGAAAATATCGCATATCTGGTTTGACATCGCAGGCAACAAGAGAACTGAC CTTCCCACTCGATCAGCAAAATACTATGAAATCAGTTGTTGAGTACTTTCATGAAACCTATGGCTTCATCATTAAGCATACCCAGCTGCCTTGCCTACAAGTGGGAAATCAACAAAGATCAAATTATTTGCCCATGGAG GTTTGTAAAATTGTTGAGGGTCAGAGGTACTCCCGGAGGCTGAATGAGAGACAGATTACTGCTTTGCTTAAAGTGACCTGTCAGCGTCCTTACGAAAGGGAACATGACATTATGCag ACAGTTCGTCAAAATGCTTACCACGAAGATCCTTATGCTCAGGAGTTTGGGATTAAAATCAGCGAGAATCTCACTTTGGTTGAAGCTCGCATCCTTCCTGCGCCCAGG CTTAAATATCATGATACAGGCAGAGAAAAGGATTGCCTGCCTCGAGTTGGACAGTGGAACATGATGAATAAG AAAATGGTTAATGGCGGCAGAGTCAACAATTGGATGTGCATAAATTTTTCATGGAGTGTGCAAGATGCTGCTGCCCGTCGGTTCTGCCAAGAACTTGCTCAAATGTGTAATGTTTCTGGCATG GATTTCAATCCTGAACCAGTACTTCCACCTATTACCGCTCGTCCAGATCAGGTGGAGCGGGCTCTGAAAACTCGCTACCAAGAAGCCATGACCAAACTTCAGGGCCAGGAGATTGAGCTGCTTATTGCTATCTTGCCTGATAATAATGGCTCTCTTTATG GTGATTTGAAACGAATATGTGAGACAGATCTTGGCATTGTTTCCCAGTGTTGTTTAACAAAACACGTCTTTAAGACAAATAAGCAACAGTATTTGGCAAATGTAACTTTGAAGATTAATGTGAAGGTTGGGGGGAGGAATACAGTGCTAGTTGATGCTCTGTCAAGGCGAATTCCTTTAGTCAGTGACCGACCTACTATCATTTTTGGTGCTGATGTCACCCATCCTCATCCTGGAGAGGATTCAAGTCCATCAATTGCAGCT GTTGTGGCGTCTCAAGACTGGCCTGAAATTACAAAATATGCTGGTTTGGTTTCCGCTCAAACCCACCGACAGGAACTCATCCAAGATTTATTCAAAACATGGCAGGATCCAACAAGAGGGACAATGTCTGGTGGCATGATCAA GGAATTGCTCATATCTTTCCGTAGATCAACTGGGCAGAAACCTCAACGCATCATATTTTACAG GGATGGTGTCAGTGAAGGGCAGTTCTATCAAGTTTTGCTGTATGAACTTGATGCCATTCGTAAG GCATGCGCCTCTTTGGAGCCAGACTATCAGCCTCCAGTGACTTTTGTTGTGGTTCAGAAGCGCCATCATACCAGATTGTTTGCCAACCACCATAATGACCCGAAAACAGTTGACAGAAGTGGGAATATATTACCCG GTACTGTCGTAGACTCAAAGATTTGTCATCCAACTGAATTTGATTTCTACTTATGCAGCCATGCTGGAATTCAG GGCACTAGCCGTCCAGCTCATTACCATGTGCTATGGGATGAAAACAAATTTTCAGCTGATGGATTGCAGACCCTTACAAATAACCTTTGCTACAC ATATGCGAGGTGCACCCGTTCTGTTTCCGTGG TGCCCCCTGCGTACTATGCCCATCTTGCTGCATTTCGAGCCCGTTTCTATATGGAACCACAAACGTCGGAAGGGGGGTCAGTGACAAGTGGTGCTAATGCTGGACGTGGATATGGGGGTGGCGGAGGATCAGGTGGACGGGGTACGCGAGCAGCTAGTGCAAACGCTGCAGTGAGGCCCTTACCTGCTCTGAAGGAGAATGTGAAGAGGGTTATGTTCTACTGTTAG
- the LOC126625247 gene encoding protein argonaute 1-like isoform X1: MVRKKRNQNPGGGEGSQPQEGSGGSDQSSQRSSPAPAPAPAPQQYYEGGRGGGPGGYQGGGGGGLGGYQGGGGGGPGGYQGGGGGPGGYQGGRAWAQQGPQGGQRGYGGGGGGRGRGMPPQQQYGYGGPSTSPSQAPEFRGRSRGGQGGGGRGGTGSGGSSRGRGGGGPSFGGGSARPSVPDLHQATSAPYVAGVTPQATGPAPSSSYEPQPSVLVEPLHQMTIQQEGVPAPSPGNTIQPIPASSKSVRFPLRPGKGTTGIKCIVKANHFFAELPDKDLHQYDVTITPDIASRRLNRAVMKRLVDLYRESHLGNRLPAYDGRKSLYTAGPLPFSLKDFRITLLDDDDGSGGQRREREFKVVIKFAARADLHHLELFLMGRQSEAPQEALQVLDIVLRELPTASYYPVARSFYSPDLGRRQSLGEGLESWRGFYQSIRPTQMGLSLNIDMSSTAFIEPLPVIEFVNELLNRDISSRPLSDADRVKIKKALRGIKVEVTHRGNMRRKYRISGLTSQATRELTFPLDQQNTMKSVVEYFHETYGFIIKHTQLPCLQVGNQQRSNYLPMEVCKIVEGQRYSRRLNERQITALLKVTCQRPYEREHDIMQTVRQNAYHEDPYAQEFGIKISENLTLVEARILPAPRLKYHDTGREKDCLPRVGQWNMMNKKMVNGGRVNNWMCINFSWSVQDAAARRFCQELAQMCNVSGMDFNPEPVLPPITARPDQVERALKTRYQEAMTKLQGQEIELLIAILPDNNGSLYGDLKRICETDLGIVSQCCLTKHVFKTNKQQYLANVTLKINVKVGGRNTVLVDALSRRIPLVSDRPTIIFGADVTHPHPGEDSSPSIAAVVASQDWPEITKYAGLVSAQTHRQELIQDLFKTWQDPTRGTMSGGMIKELLISFRRSTGQKPQRIIFYRDGVSEGQFYQVLLYELDAIRKACASLEPDYQPPVTFVVVQKRHHTRLFANHHNDPKTVDRSGNILPGTVVDSKICHPTEFDFYLCSHAGIQGTSRPAHYHVLWDENKFSADGLQTLTNNLCYTYARCTRSVSVVPPAYYAHLAAFRARFYMEPQTSEGGSVTSGANAGRGYGGGGGSGGRGTRAASANAAVRPLPALKENVKRVMFYC, translated from the exons ATGGTGAGGAAGAAGAGAAATCAAAATCCTGGTGGAGGTGAAGGCTCTCAGCCTCAGGAAGGCAGTGGGGGGAGTGATCAATCTTCCCAGAGGAGTTCACCCGCACCTGCACCCGCACCAGCACCACAACAATACTatgaaggaggaagaggaggaggaccaGGCGGTTACcaaggtggaggaggaggaggactagGCGGTTACCAAGGTGGGGGAGGAGGAGGACCAGGCGGTTACCAAGGTGGGGGAGGAGGACCTGGAGGTTACCAAGGTGGAAGAGCCTGGGCCCAACAAGGACCACAGGGGGGACAGAGAGgctatggtggtggtggcggcggcCGTGGCCGTGGGATGCCACCACAACAGCAATATGGTTATGGTGGGCCCTCTACCTCGCCCTCACAGGCCCCTGAATTCAGAGGTAGATCCCGGGGTGGTCAGGGAGGAGGAGGTCGTGGAGGAACTGGCAGTGGTGGAAGTAGTCGTGGCCGCGGGGGAGGAGGACCTTCTTTTGGTGGTGGCTCAGCTAGACCATCGGTTCCCGACCTGCACCAAGCGACCTCTGCTCCGTATGTTGCTGGGGTCACCCCTCAAGCCACAGGCCCTGCACCCTCCTCATCCTATGAGCCTCAGCCTTCAGTATTGGTGGAACCTTTGCACCAGATGACCATCCAGCAAGAAGGTGTTCCTGCTCCTTCTCCTGGCAATACAATTCAACCCATTCCGGCCTCGAGTAAGTCAGTGAGGTTCCCTCTTCGCCCTGGCAAAGGCACCACTGGCATAAAATGTATAGTCAAGGCAAACCACTTCTTCGCTGAATTGCCCGACAAAGATTTGCACCAGTATGAT GTTACAATTACACCTGATATTGCATCGCGGAGGTTGAATCGGGCTGTGATGAAGCGGTTGGTGGATTTATACAGAGAATCCCATCTTGGAAATCGGCTACCTGCCTATGATGGGCGCAAAAGTTTGTATACTGCTGGCCCTCTCCCTTTCTCATTGAAGGACTTCAGAATTACCCTTctggatgatgatgatggatCAGGCGGGCAAAG GAGGGAGAGAGAATTTAAAGTGGTTATCAAATTTGCTGCACGTGCTGACCTGCACCATCTAGAACTCTTTCTGATGGGGAGGCAATCTGAGGCTCCTCAGGAAGCCCTGCAGGTTCTGGACATTGTTCTGCGTGAACTGCCTACCGCCAG TTACTATCCTGTTGCGCGTTCGTTTTATTCCCCTGACCTGGGTAGAAGGCAGTCACTTGGTGAGGGTTTGGAAAGTTGGCGTGGATTCTATCAAAGTATTCGTCCAACACAGATGGGGCTATCTCTGAATATTG ACATGTCATCTACTGCTTTCATTGAGCCACTTCCGGTCATTGAGTTTGTCAATGAGCTGCTCAACCGAGACATTTCATCTAGACCATTGTCTGATGCTGATCGTGTGAAG ATAAAGAAGGCTCTGCGAGGAATAAAGGTTGAAGTTACGCACCGTGGAAATATGCGCAGAAAATATCGCATATCTGGTTTGACATCGCAGGCAACAAGAGAACTGAC CTTCCCACTCGATCAGCAAAATACTATGAAATCAGTTGTTGAGTACTTTCATGAAACCTATGGCTTCATCATTAAGCATACCCAGCTGCCTTGCCTACAAGTGGGAAATCAACAAAGATCAAATTATTTGCCCATGGAG GTTTGTAAAATTGTTGAGGGTCAGAGGTACTCCCGGAGGCTGAATGAGAGACAGATTACTGCTTTGCTTAAAGTGACCTGTCAGCGTCCTTACGAAAGGGAACATGACATTATGCag ACAGTTCGTCAAAATGCTTACCACGAAGATCCTTATGCTCAGGAGTTTGGGATTAAAATCAGCGAGAATCTCACTTTGGTTGAAGCTCGCATCCTTCCTGCGCCCAGG CTTAAATATCATGATACAGGCAGAGAAAAGGATTGCCTGCCTCGAGTTGGACAGTGGAACATGATGAATAAG AAAATGGTTAATGGCGGCAGAGTCAACAATTGGATGTGCATAAATTTTTCATGGAGTGTGCAAGATGCTGCTGCCCGTCGGTTCTGCCAAGAACTTGCTCAAATGTGTAATGTTTCTGGCATG GATTTCAATCCTGAACCAGTACTTCCACCTATTACCGCTCGTCCAGATCAGGTGGAGCGGGCTCTGAAAACTCGCTACCAAGAAGCCATGACCAAACTTCAGGGCCAGGAGATTGAGCTGCTTATTGCTATCTTGCCTGATAATAATGGCTCTCTTTATG GTGATTTGAAACGAATATGTGAGACAGATCTTGGCATTGTTTCCCAGTGTTGTTTAACAAAACACGTCTTTAAGACAAATAAGCAACAGTATTTGGCAAATGTAACTTTGAAGATTAATGTGAAGGTTGGGGGGAGGAATACAGTGCTAGTTGATGCTCTGTCAAGGCGAATTCCTTTAGTCAGTGACCGACCTACTATCATTTTTGGTGCTGATGTCACCCATCCTCATCCTGGAGAGGATTCAAGTCCATCAATTGCAGCT GTTGTGGCGTCTCAAGACTGGCCTGAAATTACAAAATATGCTGGTTTGGTTTCCGCTCAAACCCACCGACAGGAACTCATCCAAGATTTATTCAAAACATGGCAGGATCCAACAAGAGGGACAATGTCTGGTGGCATGATCAA GGAATTGCTCATATCTTTCCGTAGATCAACTGGGCAGAAACCTCAACGCATCATATTTTACAG GGATGGTGTCAGTGAAGGGCAGTTCTATCAAGTTTTGCTGTATGAACTTGATGCCATTCGTAAG GCATGCGCCTCTTTGGAGCCAGACTATCAGCCTCCAGTGACTTTTGTTGTGGTTCAGAAGCGCCATCATACCAGATTGTTTGCCAACCACCATAATGACCCGAAAACAGTTGACAGAAGTGGGAATATATTACCCG GTACTGTCGTAGACTCAAAGATTTGTCATCCAACTGAATTTGATTTCTACTTATGCAGCCATGCTGGAATTCAG GGCACTAGCCGTCCAGCTCATTACCATGTGCTATGGGATGAAAACAAATTTTCAGCTGATGGATTGCAGACCCTTACAAATAACCTTTGCTACAC ATATGCGAGGTGCACCCGTTCTGTTTCCGTGG TGCCCCCTGCGTACTATGCCCATCTTGCTGCATTTCGAGCCCGTTTCTATATGGAACCACAAACGTCGGAAGGGGGGTCAGTGACAAGTGGTGCTAATGCTGGACGTGGATATGGGGGTGGCGGAGGATCAGGTGGACGGGGTACGCGAGCAGCTAGTGCAAACGCTGCAGTGAGGCCCTTACCTGCTCTGAAGGAGAATGTGAAGAGGGTTATGTTCTACTGTTAG
- the LOC126625248 gene encoding protein argonaute 1-like encodes MVRKRRTELPSGQSSESHEPAGGHGSQRAPERTPPQQQGGGNYQGGRGPAPQGGRGGYGGGRGGRGVPQQQQYGGPQEYEQQQYGGPQEYQGRGRGGPTQQGGRGSYGGGRGGVGRGGPPSPGGPTRPQFPELHQATPVPYQGATHQVPYQGLTSPPVYVGSSSSSQPPEPSEVAEQLAVLTVQQESAPSQAIQPVAPSSKSVRFPLRPGKGSTGRRCTVKANHFFAELPDKDLHQYDVTITPEVTSRGVNRAVMEQLVTLYRESHLGKRLPAYDGRKSLYTAGPLPFLSKEFKITLIDDDDGPGGQRREREFRVVIKFAARADLHHLGLFLQGRQADAPQEALQVLDIVLRELPTSRYCPVGRSFYAPGLGRRQSLGEGLESWRGFYQSIRPTQMGLSLNIDMSSTAFIEPLPVIEFVTQLLNRDVTHRPLSDSDRVKIKKALRGVKVEVTHRGNMRRKYRISGLTSQATRELTFPVDERGTMKSVVEYFYETYGFVIQHAQWPCLQVGNQQRPNYLPMEVCKIVEGQRYSKRLNERQITALLKVTCQRPHDREQDIIRTVRHNAYHEDPYAKEFGIKISENLAQVEARILPAPWLKYHDTGREKDCLPQVGQWNMMNKKMVNGGKVNNWICINFSRNVQDSVARSFCNELAQMCYISGMAFNPEPVLPPLGARPDQAEKALKTRYHDAMTKLRPQSKELDLLVVILPDNNGNLYGDLKRICETDLGLVSQCCLTKHVFKMSKQYLANVALKINVKVGGRNTVLIDALSRRIPLVSDRPTIIFGADVTHPHPGEDSSPSIAAVVASQDWPEITKYAGLVCAQAHRQELIQDLFKTWQDPQRGTVTGGMIKELLISFRRATGQKPQRIIFYRDGVSEGQFYQVLLYELDAIRKACASLEPNYQPPVTFVVVQKRHHTRLFANNHNDRNAVDRSGNILPGTVVDSKICHPTEFDFYLCSHAGIQGTSRPAHYHVLWDENKFTADELQSLTNNLCYTYARCTRSVSIVPPAYYAHLAAFRARFYMEPETSDSGSMTSGAPGRGGMGGGMGPRSTRAPGANAAVRPLPALKENVKRVMFYC; translated from the exons ATGGTGAGGAAGAGGAGAACTGAACTCCCTAGTGGGCAAAGCTCCGAGTCTCATGAACCTGCTGGGGGTCATGGTTCCCAGCGTGCTCCTGAAAGGACTCCGCCACAACAACAGGGTGGAGGAAACTACCAAGGTGGCCGTGGACCGGCCCCCCAGGGAGGTCGTGGAGGCTATGGAGGGGGTCGTGGTGGCCGCGGAGTGCCGCAACAGCAGCAATATGGTGGGCCCCAGGAATATGAACAACAGCAGTATGGTGGGCCACAGGAATATCAGGGCAGAGGCAGGGGAGGACCGACTCAGCAAGGAGGTCGTGGTAGTTATGGAGGTGGTCGTGGTGGTGTTGGCCGTGGAGGACCACCTTCTCCTGGTGGGCCAACCAGACCTCAGTTCCCCGAGCTGCACCAAGCAACCCCAGTTCCTTACCAAGGGGCCACCCATCAAGTTCCTTATCAAGGGCTCACCTCTCCGCCTGTATATGTGGGAAGTTCATCATCATCCCAGCCGCCTGAGCCTTCAGAAGTGGCGGAGCAGCTCGCTGTCCTTACTGTCCAGCAAGAGAGTGCACCTAGCCAGGCTATTCAACCGGTGGCACCCTCGAGTAAATCAGTCAGGTTCCCGCTTCGCCCTGGTAAGGGTAGCACTGGCAGAAGGTGTACAGTCAAGGCAAACCATTTCTTTGCAGAATTACCTGACAAAGACCTCCACCAGTATGAC GTTACCATTACGCCGGAGGTCACATCAAGGGGTGTAAATCGTGCTGTGATGGAGCAGCTGGTGACACTGTACAGGGAATCCCATCTTGGAAAACGTCTACCAGCTTATGATGGACGAAAGAGCCTGTATACTGCCGgcccacttcctttcctttcaaAGGAGTTTAAAATCACTCttattgatgatgatgatggtccAGGTGGACAAAG GAGAGAGAGGGAATTTAGGGTTGTCATAAAATTTGCAGCACGTGCTGACCTTCACCATTTAGGTCTCTTTTTGCAAGGGAGGCAAGCTGATGCACCTCAAGAGGCGCTTCAGGTTTTGGACATTGTTCTGCGCGAATTGCCTACTTCTAG GTACTGTCCCGTGGGCCGTTCATTTTATGCCCCTGGTTTGGGTAGAAGACAGTCACTTGGTGAGGGTTTGGAAAGTTGGCGTGGGTTTTATCAGAGTATTCGTCCAACTCAGATGGGGCTGTCTCTGAATATTG ATATGTCCTCTACTGCTTTTATTGAGCCGCTGCCAGTTATTGAGTTCGTAACACAGCTACTGAATCGGGATGTTACACATAGGCCACTCTCTGATTCTGATCGTGTAAAG ATAAAAAAGGCTCTTCGTGGAGTCAAGGTTGAGGTCACACACCGAGGAAATATGCGCAGAAAGTACCGTATTTCTGGTTTAACGTCGCAGGCAACAAGGGAACTGAC TTTCCCTGTTGATGAAAGAGGAACTATGAAATCTGTTGTTGAGTACTTCTATGAAACTTACGGGTTTGTCATTCAACATGCACAATGGCCTTGCCTTCAAGTTGGAAATCAGCAGCGACCGAACTATTTGCCCATGGAG GTTTGTAAAATTGTCGAAGGTCAAAGGTATTCCAAGAGATTGAACGAGAGACAGATAACTGCTTTGCTTAAAGTCACCTGCCAGCGCCCTCATGACAGGGAGCAAGATATTATTCGG ACGGTTCGTCATAATGCTTACCATGAAGATCCTTACGCCAAGGAGTTTGGAATCAAAATTAGTGAGAATCTGGCTCAGGTTGAAGCTCGTATTCTTCCTGCACCCTGG CTGAAATATCATGATACTGGACGGGAAAAGGATTGCCTGCCCCAAGTTGGTCAGTGGAACATGATGAATAAG AAAATGGTCAATGGAGGAAAAGTAAACAATTGGATTTGCATTaatttttcaagaaatgttcAAGACAGTGTGGCCCGGTCCTTCTGTAATGAACTTGCTCAAATGTGTTACATTTCTGGCATG gcGTTTAATCCAGAACCTGTACTTCCACCACTCGGAGCTCGACCTGATCAGGCAGAGAAGGCCTTAAAAACTAGGTACCATGATGCAATGACCAAACTCCGGCCCCAGAGCAAGGAGCTTGACCTGCTTGTCGTGATTTTACCAGATAATAATGGCAATCTTTACG GTGACTTGAAACGAATTTGTGAGACGGATCTTGGCCTGGTATCCCAGTGCTGTTTGACGAAACACGTTTTCAAAATGAGTAAACAATACTTGGCAAATGTTGCTTTGAAGATAAATGTGAAGGTTGGCGGAAGGAACACAGTACTTATTGATGCACTGTCAAGACGTATTCCTTTAGTCAGTGACCGTCCTACTATAATTTTTGGTGCTGATGTTACCCATCCTCATCCAGGGGAGGATTCAAGCCCATCAATTGCAGCT GTTGTGGCCTCACAAGACTGGCCAGAAATTACCAAGTACGCTGGCTTGGTCTGTGCTCAAGCTCATCGCCAGGAGCTCATCCAGGACCTGTTCAAAACATGGCAGGATCCTCAGAGGGGTACTGTAACTGGTGGAATGATaaa GGAACTGCTGATTTCATTCCGTAGAGCAACAGGACAGAAGCCACAGCGCATCATATTTTACAG GGACGGTGTCAGTGAAGGGCAGTTCTACCAAGTTCTACTATACGAGCTTGATGCGATTCGTAAG GCTTGTGCTTCCTTGGAGCCAAACTATCAGCCACCTGTGACTTTTGTTGTGGTTCAAAAACGGCACCACACCAGGTTGTTTGCCAACAATCATAATGACCGTAATGCAGTTGACAGGAGTGGAAATATCTTACCTG GTACGGTTGTGGACTCCAAAATCTGTCATCCAACAGAGTTTGACTTCTACCTCTGCAGCCATGCTGGAATTCAG GGTACAAGCCGTCCGGCTCATTACCACGTGCTGTGGGATGAAAACAAGTTTACAGCTGATGAACTGCAGTCACTCACAAACAATCTTTGCTATAC GTATGCAAGATGCACGCGTTCGGTTTCCATTG TTCCTCCGGCGTACTATGCCCATCTTGCTGCATTCCGAGCTCGGTTTTACATGGAACCAGAGACATCAGACAGCGGATCAATGACCAGTGGTGCTCCTGGACGTGGGGGCATGGGTGGCGGTATGGGTCCGCGGAGCACGAGAGCACCAGGTGCAAATGCTGCAGTGAGGCCCTTGCCTGCCCTCAAGGAGAATGTCAAAAGGGTTATGTTCTactgttag